A genomic segment from Actinoplanes sichuanensis encodes:
- the gatA gene encoding Asp-tRNA(Asn)/Glu-tRNA(Gln) amidotransferase subunit GatA, whose product MSDLTRLSATELASLIGTKEVSAVEVATAHLDRIAAVDERVHAFLHVDREGALAAAAAVDRGEITGPLAGVPIAVKDVVTTKGIPTTAASKILEGWRPPYDATIVERLKAAGMPILGKTNMDEFAMGSSTEYSAYGPTNNPWDLGRIPGGSGGGSAAALAAYEAPLAIGTDTGGSIRQPGAVTGTVGAKPTYGGTSRYGLIAFSSSLDTPGPCGRTVEDTALLHAVIAGHDPRDSTSIPQPVPDVVAAARRGATGDLTGVKLGLVKEFAGDGSEPGVTAAFRESLEALVKLGAEVVEVSCPNFQYALPAYYLIAPSECSSNLARFDGVRYGLRTGDDGSRSLEEVMSLTRDEGFGPEVKRRIILGTYALSSGYYDAYYGQAQKVRTLITRDFQAAFEQVDVLVSPTTPFVAFPFGSRTSDPYQMYLADLFTIPTNLYGGPAISVPCGLSEGLPVGFQIMAPTMADDRMYRVAAALESAVGTFTPPAL is encoded by the coding sequence GTGAGTGACCTGACCAGGCTCTCCGCCACCGAGCTGGCCTCTCTCATCGGGACGAAGGAGGTCTCCGCCGTCGAGGTGGCGACCGCCCACCTGGACCGCATCGCCGCAGTCGACGAGCGGGTCCACGCGTTCCTGCACGTCGATCGTGAGGGTGCGCTTGCGGCCGCCGCAGCCGTCGACCGGGGTGAGATCACCGGGCCGCTGGCCGGTGTGCCGATCGCCGTCAAGGACGTGGTGACCACCAAGGGCATCCCGACCACGGCCGCCTCCAAGATCCTCGAGGGCTGGCGGCCGCCGTATGACGCGACGATCGTCGAGCGGCTCAAGGCAGCCGGGATGCCGATCCTCGGCAAGACCAACATGGACGAGTTCGCGATGGGCTCCTCCACGGAGTACAGCGCCTACGGCCCGACCAACAACCCGTGGGACCTGGGCCGCATCCCGGGTGGCTCGGGTGGTGGCTCGGCGGCCGCCCTCGCGGCCTACGAGGCGCCGCTCGCGATCGGCACCGACACCGGCGGCTCGATCCGCCAGCCGGGCGCGGTCACCGGCACGGTCGGCGCCAAGCCGACCTATGGCGGCACGTCCCGCTACGGCCTGATCGCCTTCTCCTCCTCGCTGGACACCCCCGGCCCCTGCGGCCGGACCGTCGAGGACACCGCCCTGCTGCACGCGGTGATCGCCGGCCACGACCCGCGGGACTCGACCTCGATCCCGCAGCCGGTGCCGGACGTGGTGGCCGCCGCCCGCCGGGGCGCGACGGGTGACCTGACCGGGGTCAAGCTGGGTCTGGTCAAGGAGTTCGCCGGGGACGGTTCCGAGCCCGGCGTGACCGCCGCGTTCCGGGAGTCGCTGGAGGCTCTGGTCAAGCTGGGTGCCGAGGTCGTCGAGGTGTCCTGCCCGAACTTCCAGTACGCGCTGCCGGCGTACTACCTGATCGCGCCGAGTGAGTGCTCGTCGAACCTGGCCCGCTTCGACGGCGTGCGGTATGGCCTGCGCACCGGCGACGACGGCAGCCGGTCGCTCGAGGAGGTCATGTCGCTGACCCGTGACGAGGGCTTCGGCCCCGAGGTCAAGCGGCGCATCATCCTCGGCACGTACGCGCTGTCGAGTGGCTACTACGACGCCTACTACGGCCAGGCGCAGAAGGTGCGGACCCTGATCACCAGGGACTTCCAGGCCGCGTTCGAGCAGGTGGACGTGCTGGTCTCGCCGACCACCCCGTTCGTGGCGTTCCCGTTCGGGTCGCGGACCAGTGACCCGTACCAGATGTATCTCGCCGACCTGTTCACCATCCCGACGAACCTGTACGGCGGCCCGGCCATCTCGGTCCCGTGCGGTCTCTCCGAGGGCCTGCCGGTCGGTTTCCAGATCATGGCCCCGACCATGGCCGACGACCGGATGTACCGGGTCGCGGCCGCTCTCGAGTCGGCGGTCGGCACCTTCACGCCGCCGGCGCTCTGA
- the gatC gene encoding Asp-tRNA(Asn)/Glu-tRNA(Gln) amidotransferase subunit GatC, which translates to MAAISREEVAHLARLSRLAVTEEELDRFAGQLDVILQSVARVGEVAAEDIPPTSHSVPLTNVYREDVPTPSLAQDAALSGAPDAYEGRFRVPRILDEED; encoded by the coding sequence ATGGCCGCCATCTCCCGCGAAGAGGTAGCGCACCTGGCGCGCCTGTCGCGGCTCGCCGTGACCGAGGAGGAGCTCGACCGCTTTGCGGGTCAGCTCGACGTGATCCTCCAGTCGGTCGCCCGGGTCGGTGAGGTGGCCGCGGAGGACATTCCGCCGACCTCGCACTCGGTGCCACTGACCAACGTGTATCGCGAGGACGTCCCCACGCCGAGCCTGGCGCAGGACGCGGCGCTGTCCGGCGCGCCGGACGCCTACGAGGGCCGCTTCCGCGTGCCGCGCATCCTGGACGAGGAGGACTGA
- a CDS encoding putative bifunctional diguanylate cyclase/phosphodiesterase, producing MDAARPRTDGRRHRRTVIVSTASAGVAALALLLLGPADALPPAFWAMALLAVVVDARPYVVPGRRASAVILPSICFTFAVALAWGAAPAIAVQLVAVAVAGARMRHSLRRTVHLALQHVAALGAAAGVADLGRLRIDPSPDWWDAMVICVAAVAWITARHAVAGLVRGLTSEGRVPARRRRGHADLLASAALLLLGPVVLVAALVSPALLPLALLALHAVHRMVRWAGESERAARFDPLTGLPNRRALQTAMAERPADRRRALLLLDLDRFRTVNDALGHGAGDRLLTRVADRLTAVVPAHDLVVRLGGDEFAVLATRVEDPASARRIAQHLAEALSRPFPLDGTPVELSASIGIALQSGRRDSSTLLREAESAMYEAKQRGDQVAVHGPDAAKHTPDRLSLVADLRTALRREPPDDGIVLYYQPQIAIATGEVVGVEALLRWRHPRRGTIGPEELLRAAEPTPVMRLLTARVLEEVVAQLATWRDAGAPLRAAVNVSARDLHAGDIADRVGALLDRYAVPADLLQLEITESALMADPHRVLETTTRLSRMGVAISLDDFGTGYSSLQHLRRLPLSEVKIDRSFVLGMAGDSGDAAIVRSVVGLAEALGLRAVAEGVEDEVTWRLLAAAGCHTAQGWFHARPMPAADLREWLGRYRPVRPGIRGEIDSVGTSKTSNNEGAGWPPSPAKR from the coding sequence ATGGATGCCGCTCGCCCACGGACGGACGGCCGGCGGCACCGGCGCACGGTGATCGTTTCCACGGCCTCGGCCGGCGTCGCGGCCCTGGCGCTGTTGCTGCTCGGCCCGGCGGACGCGCTGCCACCGGCCTTCTGGGCCATGGCCCTGCTCGCCGTGGTGGTCGACGCCCGGCCCTATGTGGTTCCCGGGCGCCGGGCCAGCGCGGTGATCCTGCCCTCGATCTGCTTCACCTTCGCGGTGGCGCTGGCCTGGGGCGCCGCTCCGGCGATCGCGGTGCAACTGGTCGCGGTCGCCGTGGCCGGGGCCCGGATGCGGCACTCGCTGCGGCGTACCGTGCATCTGGCCCTGCAGCACGTGGCCGCGCTCGGTGCGGCCGCGGGAGTCGCCGACCTGGGGCGGTTGCGCATCGACCCGAGCCCCGACTGGTGGGACGCCATGGTCATCTGCGTGGCGGCGGTCGCGTGGATCACCGCCCGCCACGCGGTCGCCGGCCTGGTCCGCGGCCTCACCTCGGAGGGCCGCGTCCCGGCCCGGCGCCGCCGCGGGCACGCCGACCTGCTGGCCTCGGCCGCGCTGCTGCTGCTCGGCCCGGTGGTGCTGGTCGCCGCCCTGGTCAGCCCGGCCCTGCTGCCGCTCGCCCTGCTGGCCCTGCACGCCGTGCACCGGATGGTCCGCTGGGCCGGCGAGTCGGAGCGGGCCGCCCGGTTCGACCCGCTCACCGGTCTGCCGAACCGGCGCGCCCTGCAGACCGCGATGGCTGAACGCCCGGCCGATCGGCGGCGGGCGCTGCTGCTGCTCGATCTGGACCGGTTCCGGACCGTCAACGACGCGCTCGGCCACGGGGCCGGTGACCGGCTGCTCACCCGGGTCGCCGACCGGCTCACCGCGGTGGTGCCCGCCCACGACCTGGTGGTGCGTCTCGGCGGCGACGAGTTCGCGGTGCTCGCCACCCGGGTCGAGGACCCGGCGTCGGCCCGACGGATCGCGCAGCACCTGGCCGAGGCGCTGAGCCGCCCGTTCCCGCTGGACGGCACCCCGGTCGAGCTCAGCGCCTCGATCGGGATAGCCCTCCAATCCGGCCGCCGTGACAGCAGCACCCTGCTGCGCGAGGCCGAGTCGGCGATGTACGAGGCGAAACAGCGTGGCGACCAGGTGGCGGTGCACGGGCCGGACGCCGCCAAGCACACCCCGGACCGGCTGAGTCTGGTCGCCGATCTGCGGACCGCGCTGCGCCGGGAGCCCCCCGACGACGGGATAGTCCTCTACTACCAGCCGCAGATCGCGATCGCGACGGGCGAGGTGGTCGGAGTGGAGGCGCTGCTGCGCTGGCGGCACCCGCGACGCGGCACGATCGGGCCGGAGGAACTGCTCCGGGCGGCCGAGCCGACGCCCGTGATGCGCCTGCTCACCGCCCGGGTGCTGGAGGAGGTGGTGGCCCAGCTGGCGACGTGGCGCGACGCCGGGGCGCCGCTGCGGGCCGCGGTCAACGTGAGCGCTCGCGACCTGCACGCCGGTGACATCGCGGACCGGGTCGGCGCCCTCCTCGATCGCTACGCGGTGCCCGCCGACCTGCTGCAACTGGAGATCACCGAAAGCGCGTTGATGGCCGATCCGCACCGGGTGCTGGAGACGACCACCAGGCTGTCCCGGATGGGGGTGGCGATCTCGCTCGACGACTTCGGCACCGGCTACTCCTCGCTCCAGCATCTGCGACGGCTGCCGCTGTCCGAGGTCAAGATCGACCGCTCGTTCGTGCTCGGTATGGCCGGCGACTCCGGGGACGCGGCGATCGTACGATCGGTGGTCGGTCTGGCCGAGGCCCTCGGCCTCCGTGCCGTCGCCGAAGGTGTCGAGGATGAGGTGACCTGGCGTCTTCTGGCCGCCGCCGGCTGTCACACCGCGCAGGGCTGGTTCCACGCCCGGCCGATGCCGGCCGCCGATCTGCGGGAGTGGCTGGGGCGGTACCGCCCGGTCCGACCCGGGATTCGCGGCGAAATAGACTCTGTGGGCACATCTAAAACGTCGAACAACGAGGGGGCAGGATGGCCGCCATCTCCCGCGAAGAGGTAG